One genomic region from Metallosphaera tengchongensis encodes:
- a CDS encoding SDR family NAD(P)-dependent oxidoreductase: protein MYNLKGKVVVVTGSGRGIGKEIALVAATEGAKLVINAKKGREEMEKTVQEIRETGGEAIGVLADVSSENGCNDIFHQTENSLGKVDVLINNAGVGIYSPIAEVDEKIMEKHFQTDFKSVLYCSKAGASRISDGGEILNVASLAGILPFKGLSIYGAMKGAVITLTRYLALELAPRIRVNAVAPGLVKTRMGESLPKVWGMTEEEYAQKFTLSGRILDPRDVAQLVISMLKVEGMTGQVIVIDSGESLMGSVGIF from the coding sequence ATGTACAACCTGAAGGGAAAAGTGGTCGTGGTTACGGGTTCAGGGAGGGGTATTGGGAAGGAGATAGCCCTTGTAGCTGCTACTGAAGGAGCTAAGCTGGTTATCAACGCCAAGAAAGGGAGGGAGGAGATGGAAAAAACCGTCCAGGAAATCAGGGAGACAGGAGGTGAGGCTATAGGGGTTCTGGCTGACGTCTCCTCGGAGAACGGGTGTAATGATATATTCCACCAGACTGAGAATAGCTTAGGTAAGGTGGACGTGTTGATAAACAACGCAGGGGTTGGGATATATTCCCCCATAGCAGAGGTTGACGAAAAGATAATGGAGAAACATTTCCAGACAGACTTTAAATCGGTCCTTTACTGCTCGAAGGCGGGAGCGTCAAGGATATCTGACGGTGGGGAGATATTGAACGTGGCTTCCCTAGCTGGTATCCTTCCATTTAAAGGGCTTTCCATCTACGGGGCCATGAAGGGAGCTGTCATAACCTTGACCAGGTACCTGGCCCTGGAGCTAGCCCCAAGGATCAGAGTCAACGCTGTAGCCCCTGGTCTTGTAAAGACGAGGATGGGAGAGAGCCTCCCCAAGGTGTGGGGCATGACAGAGGAGGAGTACGCCCAAAAGTTCACCCTCTCTGGGAGGATATTGGACCCCAGGGATGTAGCTCAGCTGGTGATATCGATGTTGAAGGTGGAGGGTATGACCGGACAGGTGATTGTCATAGACTCAGGAGAGTCCCTCATGGGTTCTGTAGGAATTTTTTGA
- a CDS encoding AMP-binding protein — MDSTIMDYQLNFKSIFWRVEKLYPDRTIVSRVLDETKTFTYATFANRVRRLASLLYSEELAGKPVASIAWNTYRHLELYFAVPLTGGVLHTVNVRFHPNEVDYVIDQLHDSSAFVDQDVYETVKPKVRTFLLNPEYDKLVDSMRPVKGFPDVDERKGAVSCFTSGTTGKPKGVVYSHRSVFIHSLALLSNDVLGISGKDVVLDVVPMFHISGWDIPFASLMTGAKLVLPGVRPRAKELVDLIKGEGVTVAAGAPTVWIDVMNYVQKEKEDLGRLRTAVMGGAEPPRGLMREMRKLGIRILHAWGMTETEAIATVNGKDDLDQLSKQGYPIPAFEIALLDTEGRELPWDGRTVGELAVRGAFVTGKYYGREESFTWFRTGDVATIDQDGNVKIVDRMKDLIKSGGEWISSVDLENAIMSFPKVLEAVVIGVPDPKWGERPVALVVAKEKTSQEEIVQYLQGLNSFPKWWLPDRIIFVDSIPKTSTGKLDKKTVREDVKKFLQNP; from the coding sequence ATGGATTCAACCATTATGGACTACCAGCTTAATTTTAAGTCCATATTTTGGAGAGTAGAAAAACTTTACCCGGACAGGACCATCGTGTCCAGGGTTCTTGACGAGACCAAGACCTTTACTTACGCTACGTTTGCGAACCGCGTTAGGAGACTAGCCTCCCTCCTGTACAGCGAGGAATTGGCTGGTAAACCGGTAGCGTCCATAGCGTGGAATACCTATAGGCACCTGGAGCTCTACTTCGCAGTGCCCCTCACTGGAGGGGTTCTGCACACTGTAAACGTCAGGTTCCACCCAAACGAAGTTGATTACGTAATAGACCAACTACACGACTCCTCAGCCTTCGTGGACCAGGATGTGTACGAGACGGTGAAGCCCAAGGTGAGGACTTTCCTCCTTAACCCCGAGTACGATAAGTTGGTGGACTCTATGAGACCCGTTAAGGGCTTTCCCGACGTAGACGAGAGGAAGGGAGCGGTAAGCTGCTTCACCTCAGGGACTACTGGGAAGCCAAAAGGGGTAGTATATAGTCACAGGAGCGTCTTTATCCATTCCCTTGCCCTCCTCTCCAATGACGTGTTGGGGATATCCGGCAAGGACGTTGTCCTGGACGTGGTACCCATGTTCCACATATCCGGTTGGGATATACCCTTCGCCTCGCTTATGACTGGGGCAAAACTTGTCCTACCTGGGGTGAGACCTAGAGCGAAGGAACTTGTCGACCTCATAAAGGGCGAGGGGGTTACTGTTGCAGCTGGTGCACCCACAGTCTGGATTGACGTCATGAACTACGTCCAAAAGGAGAAGGAGGACTTAGGGAGGCTCAGGACAGCGGTGATGGGGGGAGCAGAACCGCCTAGAGGACTGATGCGTGAAATGAGGAAGCTGGGCATCAGGATCCTCCACGCATGGGGGATGACAGAGACGGAGGCCATAGCCACAGTTAATGGTAAGGATGACCTAGACCAGCTCTCAAAACAGGGGTACCCAATACCAGCCTTCGAGATAGCCCTCCTAGATACCGAGGGGAGGGAGCTACCTTGGGACGGGAGGACCGTAGGTGAACTTGCGGTTAGAGGAGCATTCGTCACTGGGAAGTACTACGGAAGGGAAGAGTCTTTCACATGGTTTAGGACCGGGGACGTGGCCACAATAGATCAAGACGGGAACGTGAAGATAGTCGACAGGATGAAAGACCTCATCAAGAGCGGTGGGGAGTGGATAAGCAGCGTTGACCTAGAGAACGCCATAATGTCCTTCCCCAAGGTCCTCGAGGCTGTGGTCATCGGGGTCCCAGACCCCAAGTGGGGGGAGAGACCTGTAGCCCTAGTGGTTGCCAAGGAAAAGACCTCGCAGGAGGAGATAGTCCAGTACTTGCAGGGACTGAACTCCTTCCCAAAGTGGTGGTTGCCTGACAGGATAATATTCGTGGATTCCATCCCAAAGACGAGTACTGGGAAACTCGATAAAAAGACGGTCAGGGAGGACGTCAAAAAATTCCTACAGAACCCATGA